The nucleotide window AAGTATATTCTGGATACTTATACTTATCTATGGCAGCTTACTTTGAAGACATCGACTTAGCAGGATTTGCTAACTGGATGAGAGTACAAGCTGCAGAAGAATTAGAACATGGTATGAAATTCTATGATTACATCATTAGAAGAGGGGCAAGCGTAACCCTTACTGCAATTGAAGCTCCACAAACTGAATGGGACTCTCCACTTGCAGCATTTGAACATGTTTTATCCCACGAACAAATGGTTACTGGCTTAATCAATGATTTAGTTGACTTAGCTATTGAAGAAAAAGACCATGCAACCAACAACTTCTTGCAATGGTTCGTAGAAGAGCAAGTTGAAGAAGAAGAAAACGCTATGGAAAACTTAGCAAAACTCAAATTAGCTGGCGACGACAACTCTTTATTATACAAACTTAACGAAGAGTTCGCAGGTCGTGGCGGTGAAGAATAGATTTGATCTATTCTTTCTTTTTTTATTTTTTAATTTTATTCTAATTTATATTTTTAACTATTTTTATCAAAAAATATAATTTTATTTAAATCCCTTATTTTTATGAAATAACCTCAATTTTATTGAATAATCATAATTTAACAATTAAAATGAAAGTTAACTGTTAAAAAAACTATAATATTTATTTATAATAAAAATTAAGTATCAATTAAAGGTTTTTCATGCCTGCAGAAAATATACCCAAAACTGGGGGCATAAAATGAAAACTGAAATTGGAGAATTTCTTAAACATTCTTTTGAAGTCTTTAAAGAACATTTTAAAGATATTCTTGGATATTCATTAGAAATCTTGAAAATTTTCATTTTGCTAATGAAATAAATTTGAAACTTGTTGTTGAATTTTAAAAAAATTTTGTTTAATATTTTCATTGGGTAGTTTTTTTCCCTTCATAAATAAGTAAAGATTATATATTCTAAAAATATAATATTACTTAGAGTTTATTTCAAACTCCGGTTTATGGGAAAAATTTAAAGTTAAGAATTCTTTTGAATTCTTATACTTTAAGTTTTAAAAACTATCTTTTTTTATATTATTTTAAAATTAATTTTGTTTTATTTTTAGTAAACTATTTTTATTAGAAATAAAAGAATATAACTATATTAAGTATGTTATTTTAATCAAAAGTAATCTTAAGGAGGCAAAAACGTGGTAAAGGTAAGTGTAATGGGTTCAACCGGTGTAATAGGTAAAAACGTTACTTTCAAATTGGCTAGAGCAGATACAATAAGTGAAGTTGTATTGTTTGCAAGACCTGAAAGCATTGACAAGGCAAAGGGCCAAAGCTATGACATGTATGATGCATTGGCTGCTGAAGATAT belongs to Methanobrevibacter ruminantium and includes:
- a CDS encoding ferritin, with the translated sequence MVNEKMEAALNAQLNAEVYSGYLYLSMAAYFEDIDLAGFANWMRVQAAEELEHGMKFYDYIIRRGASVTLTAIEAPQTEWDSPLAAFEHVLSHEQMVTGLINDLVDLAIEEKDHATNNFLQWFVEEQVEEEENAMENLAKLKLAGDDNSLLYKLNEEFAGRGGEE